CGAAGACACCCAAGCATTACCAAATGAACAACAGCGTATTGCTGAGCAAAATGGCTTAAGACAACGTTATTACGCACACATTCAACGAGAAGAAAAGCGTCGTACTCACCGTAAAGGGCCTGTAGTACGTGCTGAAATTGATACCCAATTATTTGCTCAGTTTTCTCAGGCACTTGATGAAGTACCATCAATTGAACTCATCGAGAAAACTAAAGAAGTTGTATCGACTGATGCGAAAACTACAATTGAGTTAGCGAAAATTCGTACACAAATTAAGAAACTGGAAAAACAGCTCAGTGTTCGTGAAGATGCCAAAAAGCGTCTTCAACTTGAAGAACTGCAACAGCAACTCATGCAATTACAGGAGGTCTGAATGGCCGTCAAGAATATGACGAAAAAGCAGATTCAAATTTTCTTTGAACGTCTTCGCGAACAACGACCTTCACCTCAAACAGAATTAAAATATTCCTCTCCATTTGAGCTACTTATTGCAGTTATGTTGTCAGCTCAAGCGACCGACGTAAGTGTTAATAAAGCAACAGATAAGCTCTACCCTGTGGCGAATACCGCCGAAAAAATCTATAACTTAGGCGTAGATGGGTTAAAAGAATATATCAAGACAATTGGCCTCTATAACGCAAAAGCCGAAAATGTCATTAAGACCTGTAAGATTTTAATGGAGCAGTTTAACGGCGAAGTGCCAAGCAACCGAAAAGACTTAGAAGCTTTACCGGGTGTGGGGCGTAAAACAGCCAACGTAGTTTTAAATACGGCATTCGGACAACCGACTATGGCTGTCGATACCCATATTTTCCGTGTGGGGAATCGAACTGGTTTAGCAATAGGTAAAAATGTTCTTGAGGTTGAGCACCGTTTAGTAAAGGTCATTCCTAAAGAATTTATTATAGATGCACACCACTGGCTGATATTACATGGTCGTTACTGTTGTATTGCCCGTAAACCTAAATGTGCGGAATGTGTAGTTGCAGATGTCTGTAACTGGCCTGATCGCTTTGAATTTGGCGCACAAAAGCAAATTGCCATTAAAAATATTGAAGCTTAAAAATATGGTTGGGTATAGGGACATACCCAATCAAACTTACTTTAGACGCTTTTTCTCATTGCGCTCTTCTTTCGCTTGTTTTTGTACCTGTCTTAGCATTTTGTAGCTTTGAAAAGCCAAAAATATTAATAGTGCTAGACTCAGCAATACCACCAAAATCAATATGACTTTCATATTGTTCTCCTGCACTTAAGGAAAGAAAAGAGCCCTCACAAAGAGGGCTCATTATCACAAACAATATTAAATTATTTGTCTAAGATGTTGAACAAATCTTTTTGTACATCTTCAATTGTACGCAAACCATCAAGCTTGTCATAAGTTGGCGCATTTTCACCAGAAGCAGCACGGCCTTGGTAGAAACCAACCAATTGCTCTGTTTCAGTGTGATAAGACGCTAAACGCTTACGGATTGTTTCTTCTTGGTCATCTGGACGTTGAACAAGGTCTTCACCAGTTTCATCATCTTTACCTTCCACTTTAGGTGGATTGTATACAGTGTGATAAACACGACCAGAAGCTGGATGCTGACGACGACCAGAAAGACGTTTTACGATTTCTTCATCAGGAACATCAATTTCAATCACGTGATCGATGCTAATCCCTTCTTTTTCCAGAGCTTCAGCTTGTGGAATAGTACGTGGGAAACCATCGAAAATGCAGCCATTTGCACAGTCAGGTTGAGCAATACGTTCTTTTACTAAACCGATAATAAGTTCATCTGAAACCAAACCACCAGATTCCATTACACTTTTAGCTTTTAGACCTAATTCAGTACCTTCACGAATCGCAGCACGGAGCATATCACCGGTTGAAATTTGTGGGACATTGTAGCGCTTACAGATCAACTGAGCCTGAGTCCCTTTGCCTGCTCCAGGTGGTCCGAGTAAAATAATGCGCATAAAAAACATCCTCATTTAAAACAATGAATATGAAGTCCGGCAGAAAAAGTCTCGTTAATCTTCAATAGATCCTGCCTGACATCGAATTATAAGAAAGCCACAAACAAATGTATTGTACCAGCAATAAATCCGGTTACCCCACCTAGTACAATAAGAATCCATTCATCCTCCTGAAATGCAGGACGCAATAAATTCTGAAATTCTTTTGGTGTCAGTTCGCGAATACGCTCTTTAAACATTTGAAAAATCTTCTGTGCCCGGCTTGCGTTCAGTGCTGGGTCACATACGGGTCCCATCGTAATTTCAATTGAACGATCAATCAAGTCCGTCTTTAATCTTGCGTACTCTCTTGGCCCTAAAGAAAGCTGTAAAGAGGTGCGAACTAATGGTGTTTCCATGATTTCGTTAATATGACGCTTGACAATACGACGGGTTTTATCTTTACGCGGC
This genomic stretch from Acinetobacter pittii harbors:
- the nth gene encoding endonuclease III, whose protein sequence is MAVKNMTKKQIQIFFERLREQRPSPQTELKYSSPFELLIAVMLSAQATDVSVNKATDKLYPVANTAEKIYNLGVDGLKEYIKTIGLYNAKAENVIKTCKILMEQFNGEVPSNRKDLEALPGVGRKTANVVLNTAFGQPTMAVDTHIFRVGNRTGLAIGKNVLEVEHRLVKVIPKEFIIDAHHWLILHGRYCCIARKPKCAECVVADVCNWPDRFEFGAQKQIAIKNIEA
- the adk gene encoding adenylate kinase, translated to MRIILLGPPGAGKGTQAQLICKRYNVPQISTGDMLRAAIREGTELGLKAKSVMESGGLVSDELIIGLVKERIAQPDCANGCIFDGFPRTIPQAEALEKEGISIDHVIEIDVPDEEIVKRLSGRRQHPASGRVYHTVYNPPKVEGKDDETGEDLVQRPDDQEETIRKRLASYHTETEQLVGFYQGRAASGENAPTYDKLDGLRTIEDVQKDLFNILDK